The proteins below come from a single Micromonas commoda chromosome 8, complete sequence genomic window:
- a CDS encoding predicted protein, with translation MLRAAVERFGAHVAVGAGAAGAAAAAAVPTARCAKDEAKTVAPSFDPEALERGAKALREINSSPHAKNVISLSTEQERTKAAEAQAKQAEMQALAAQHATNTERVRWEEQRKTDEARAQQQAQIKEYEDQLARKRYNSEHEATRQRNAEMVKMQEDASQRQESLRRQTEEQIQQSRRETDRQKAEHERELIRAKSIAEAEGRIAENRANEDVIRRQMLARIEAETSKAMQLLQETLSTVGKGFSGLLEDRQRGAAFVGGITALAVGVYGAREGSRMGFRMLERYLGQPSLVRETSRNIWGFRPQAAQAATATAAQAGEGASAVAKASPGAGGILGDVVLQRNLESRVKHLAVATANTRKNSAPFRNVMLYGPPGTGKTMAAKRLARYSGLDYALMTGGDVAPLGADAVTRIHELFDWASTSRRGLLLFIDEADAFLAKRSGGVAASETAPGVRAALNALLYRTGELSRDVVLVVATNRPEDLDAAVLDRMDESLEFGLPDAEARQRMVRLYFDKLIARGEDAGDDAPAQGLLGAMGIGKGGKRGGGKKGTPIAVSADVDDAALKAVAEQTEGFSGREIAKMMASVQGEVYGSNAPELTLDILRGVVSHKVAEHAARGAGFGKK, from the exons tcgcgccctcgttcgatcccgaggcgctcgagcgcggcgccaaAGCGCTCAGGGAGATCAACTCGTCCCCGCACGCCAAGAAC GTCATCTCCCTGTCCACCGAGCAGGAGCGCaccaaggctgccgaggcgcAGGCCAAGCAGGCCGAGatgcaggcgctcgccgcgcagcacgCCACCAACACCGAACGCGTCCGGTGGGAGGAGCAGCGCAAGACCGATGAGGCCAGggcgcagcagcaggcgcAGATCAAGGAGTACGAGGATCAGCTCGCGCGGAAGCGCTACAACTCCGAgcacgaggcgacgcggcaGCGCAACGCCGAGATGGTCAAGATGcaggaggacgcgtcgcagCGCCAGGAGTCGCTGCGAAGGCAGACCGAGGAGCAGATTCAGCAGTCGCGCCGCGAGACAGATCGGCAGAAAgccgagcacgagcgcgagctcatccgcgccaagtccatcgcggaggctgaaGGCAGGATCGCGGAGAACAGGGCGAACGAGGACGTGATCCGCCGGCAGATGCTGGCGCGGATCGAGGCGGAGACGAGCAAGGCGATGCAGCTGCTCCAGGAGACTCTGTCCACCGTCGGGAAAGGATTCTCCGGCCTGCTCGAGGACAGGcagaggggcgcggcgttcgtgggcgggatcaccgcgctcgccgttggcgtgtacggcgcgagggagggcAGTAGGATGGGATTCCGAATGCTCGAGAGGTACCTCGGGCAGCCGtcgctcgtccgcgagacGAGCAGGAACATCTGGGGTTTCCGCCCCCAGGCCGCtcaggcggcgacggcgaccgccgctcaggccggcgagggcgcgtccgccgtcgcgaaggccagccccggcgcgggaggcatcctcggcgacgtcgtgctccAGCGTAACCTCGAGTCTCGCGTCAagcacctcgccgtcgccaccgcgaatACCCGAAAAAACTCGGCGCCGTTTCGTAACGTCATGCTCTACGGTCCCCCCGGCACCGGTAAGACCATGGCCGCCAAGAGGCTCGCGAGGTACTCCGGCCTGGACTACGCCCTCATGaccggcggtgacgtcgcgccgttgggcgccgacgccgtgacCCGCATTCACGAGCTCTTCGActgggcgtcgacgtctcgCCGCGGTTTGTTGCTcttcatcgacgaggcggatgCGTTTCTCGCCAAGCGttcgggcggcgtcgcggcgtccgagaCTGctcccggcgtccgcgcggcgctcaacgcgCTGCTGTATCGCACCGGCGAGCtctcccgcgacgtcgtcctggTGGTCGCGACGAACAGGCCCGAGGAtttggacgccgcggtgctggACCGCATGGACGAGTCCCTCGAGTTTGGCCtccccgacgcggaggctcgTCAGCGCATGGTCCGCCTGTACTTCGATAAGctgatcgcgcgcggcgaggacgcgggcgacgacgcgccggcgcaggGGTTactcggcgcgatgggcaTCGGCAAGGGGGgcaagcgcggcggcggaaagAAGGGGACTCCGATTGCGGTCTCGGCGgatgtcgacgacgcggcgctgaaggCGGTGGCTGAGCAGACGGAGGGGTTCAGCGGGCGCGAGATCGCGAAGATGATGGCGTCCGTGCAGGGCGAGGTGTACGGCAGCAACGCGCCGGAGCTGACCCTGGACATTCTCCGCGGGGTTGTGAGTCACAAGGTGGCGGAACACGCCGCCAGGGGCGCGGGTTTCGGCAAAAAGTGA